A stretch of Deltaproteobacteria bacterium DNA encodes these proteins:
- a CDS encoding YbhB/YbcL family Raf kinase inhibitor-like protein produces MKLWSESFEDGGRLPEKFAMGKRDPDRHAVPSDNLNPHLAWSDLPAGTRSLAIVCVDPCAPTDPTHVNKPGVTVPRDLPRAPFYHWVLIDLPADAAPIAEGEFSRGVTPRGKGPDCPRGRHGINDYTMWFEGDADMAGDYYGYDGPWPPFNDELVHRYEFTVYALDVDRLDVPERFRAPDAFAAMEGHVLDKATVTGLYAINPDAS; encoded by the coding sequence ATGAAACTGTGGAGTGAAAGCTTCGAAGACGGCGGTCGGCTCCCCGAGAAGTTCGCCATGGGCAAGCGCGACCCGGACCGACACGCCGTGCCGTCGGACAACCTCAACCCGCACCTCGCGTGGTCGGATCTGCCGGCCGGCACGCGCTCGCTCGCGATCGTGTGCGTCGACCCGTGCGCGCCGACCGACCCGACGCACGTCAACAAGCCCGGCGTCACCGTACCGCGCGACCTGCCGCGCGCGCCGTTCTATCACTGGGTGCTGATCGATCTGCCCGCCGACGCGGCGCCGATCGCCGAGGGCGAGTTCTCGCGCGGGGTCACTCCGCGCGGCAAGGGCCCGGACTGCCCGCGCGGCCGGCACGGCATCAACGACTACACCATGTGGTTCGAGGGCGACGCCGACATGGCCGGCGACTACTACGGCTACGACGGTCCGTGGCCGCCGTTCAACGACGAACTCGTGCACCGCTACGAGTTCACCGTCTACGCGCTCGACGTCGACCGCCTCGACGTGCCCGAGCGGTTCCGCGCGCCCGACGCGTTCGCCGCGATGGAGGGGCACGTCCTCGACAAGGCCACCGTCACCGGCCTGTACGCGATCAACCCGGACGCGTCGTAG
- a CDS encoding TIGR02584 family CRISPR-associated protein, giving the protein MARSAGEGSAGTARAARDAALCAVLGEAPQVVTETLYSLARRGVRVADVHLLCTRHAERAARTRLLGRSGALSRLAAVHALPRPRARIVPLRSPAGRPLDDVRSTRDNDAVARQIVQAVAALARGRRPLVGSIAGGRKTLGVYLTLAFELFARPGDRLFHVLVPPEFERTDFFFPAPGEPDPIDLAEVAFPRLREYLPERADEGPSLRVIVDAVQRRIDAGDGVRLRFVTARGRVTAFVGDWELRCRAADAVTWLAFARRRVACGCAAPRQCRRCFVSPEQLTCDFGAWVDPDDAKGTAADLRAVCSRIRDAMRRAGVPASWTDRAGIASVGRRGTTRYGVPLPADRIAIDVERSNPCAAARATAK; this is encoded by the coding sequence GTGGCTCGGTCGGCCGGAGAGGGGAGTGCCGGGACGGCGCGCGCCGCGCGCGACGCCGCGCTGTGCGCCGTGCTCGGCGAGGCGCCGCAGGTCGTGACCGAGACGTTGTACTCGCTCGCGCGCCGCGGCGTTCGCGTCGCCGACGTCCACCTTTTGTGCACGCGCCACGCCGAACGGGCGGCGCGAACGCGGCTGCTGGGGCGCTCCGGCGCGCTGTCGCGGCTCGCCGCCGTCCACGCGCTGCCGCGCCCGCGCGCGCGCATCGTGCCGCTGCGCTCGCCGGCCGGCCGCCCGCTCGACGACGTGCGCTCCACCCGGGACAACGACGCCGTCGCCCGGCAGATCGTGCAGGCCGTCGCGGCGCTCGCCCGCGGCCGCCGCCCGCTCGTCGGCTCCATCGCCGGCGGCCGCAAGACCTTGGGCGTCTATCTCACGCTCGCGTTCGAGCTGTTCGCCCGGCCGGGCGACCGGCTGTTCCACGTGCTCGTGCCGCCCGAGTTCGAACGCACGGACTTCTTCTTTCCCGCGCCGGGCGAACCGGACCCGATCGACCTCGCGGAGGTCGCGTTCCCGCGGCTGCGCGAGTACCTGCCCGAGCGCGCCGACGAGGGGCCGAGCCTGCGCGTCATCGTCGACGCGGTGCAGCGGCGCATCGACGCGGGCGACGGCGTTCGGCTGCGGTTCGTGACGGCCCGCGGCCGCGTCACGGCGTTCGTCGGCGACTGGGAGCTGCGTTGCCGCGCGGCCGACGCGGTGACGTGGCTGGCGTTCGCGCGCCGCCGCGTCGCGTGCGGGTGCGCGGCGCCGCGCCAGTGCCGCCGCTGCTTCGTGTCGCCCGAACAACTCACGTGCGACTTCGGGGCCTGGGTCGACCCCGACGACGCGAAGGGCACCGCGGCCGACCTGCGCGCCGTCTGCTCGCGCATCCGCGACGCGATGCGCCGCGCCGGCGTGCCCGCGAGCTGGACCGACCGCGCCGGCATCGCGTCGGTCGGGCGCCGCGGCACCACGCGCTACGGCGTGCCGCTGCCGGCCGACCGGATCGCGATCGACGTGGAACGTTCCAACCCGTGCGCCGCGGCGCGCGCGACGGCAAAGTGA